The genomic interval GAAAAAAGCCAAAAGCTAAATAGTGTGGTGGATGGTGTACAAGGAGTTGGAACAACCATTCAACAATTTAATCAGTCCCTACGGTCCATATCTGGGGACATCCATGATGCTGCGAATCAAAATAAGGAAAATGTTGTACAAGCTATGCAGTGGGGAAATGTAGCACTAGATTTGTGGAAGAAATTCAAAAGAACGAATAAAAGGATGGAGGATTACGATGGTAGATCAGAACAAATCAAATGATCGTGAGAATAATTCTTATGGGAAGGAATTCTTTTTAGGCTCAGTAATTGGAGGTTTAGTTGGTGCTACTCTTGCCTTGTTATTTGCTCCTAAGTCAGGCAGAGAGCTTCGAGGAGATATTAACGAGCAGGTTAAGGATC from Bacillaceae bacterium S4-13-56 carries:
- a CDS encoding DUF948 domain-containing protein: MIDLLYIAALIVAIAFAILVFFIGRTLKSAQKTLSQVANTLDGLEKQLEGISIETTSLLNKTNLLAEDIQEKSQKLNSVVDGVQGVGTTIQQFNQSLRSISGDIHDAANQNKENVVQAMQWGNVALDLWKKFKRTNKRMEDYDGRSEQIK